The Corynebacterium renale genome includes a region encoding these proteins:
- a CDS encoding alkaline phosphatase D family protein, which translates to MSTSKNPVTRRTALQAAAAGAATVGLGVGVATAIDGTRHESTPAHPTTADNWGLPFLHGVASGDPLPDSVILWTRITPDRDALPGSGLGESVEVEWQISEDESFAAPRTGRVRASASTDHTVHVDPEQLRPNTVYYYRFIVRSGEHSGAISPVGRTLTAPAPDEDNQELRFAVASCANWESGYFAAYRDMAQRARAGEIDHVVFLGDYIYEYATGEYAGKSGVARMHHPEWEITTLEDYRVRYGRYRTDLNLQAAHAACPWIVVWDDHETANNSWRGGAENHTEGRVEGDWNSRRDAAMQAYFEWLPVRSQSLSDERRIYRNLQFGKLAQLTIMDLRSYRDQETSSDRFQEASRTMLGSEQYAWLVDQLRTSETTWDVLGNSVMISPMKLFTQPGRDDINTAIGFIKERSTGIAVNSDQWDGYAVERDRLLTVLDELGSQVLFLTGDIHSEWANSVSSTFGEIGCELVCTSISAPNVDEIMTTAFGTYRPEDNSTSLTVEDIIRTNNPWVKHIDFDAHGYGVAVITPTAVDMQFYRVSDVEDPDATVGLALEKRWEVGKGFVA; encoded by the coding sequence ATGAGCACTTCGAAGAATCCAGTAACACGCCGCACCGCACTCCAGGCAGCTGCAGCAGGTGCGGCAACCGTCGGCCTGGGGGTAGGGGTAGCCACGGCTATCGACGGCACCCGCCACGAATCCACCCCAGCGCACCCAACCACCGCGGACAACTGGGGTCTGCCGTTCCTCCACGGCGTGGCTTCGGGTGACCCGCTGCCGGATTCGGTCATCCTGTGGACTCGCATCACCCCGGACCGCGACGCCCTGCCTGGTTCTGGTCTGGGCGAATCCGTGGAGGTGGAGTGGCAAATCTCAGAGGACGAATCCTTCGCAGCGCCGCGAACGGGGCGGGTGCGGGCGTCGGCAAGCACCGATCACACCGTCCACGTTGACCCCGAGCAGCTGCGCCCGAACACCGTCTACTACTACCGGTTTATCGTGCGCTCCGGCGAGCATTCGGGTGCAATCTCCCCGGTGGGACGCACCCTGACCGCACCCGCACCCGACGAAGACAACCAGGAATTACGGTTCGCCGTCGCCTCGTGCGCCAACTGGGAATCCGGTTACTTCGCCGCCTACCGCGACATGGCGCAGCGCGCCCGCGCCGGGGAAATCGACCACGTGGTCTTCCTCGGCGACTACATCTACGAGTACGCAACCGGCGAATACGCCGGCAAGAGTGGGGTCGCGCGCATGCACCACCCGGAATGGGAAATCACCACGCTCGAGGATTACCGCGTGCGCTACGGCCGCTACCGCACCGACCTCAACCTGCAGGCAGCCCACGCCGCGTGCCCTTGGATCGTGGTGTGGGATGACCACGAGACAGCCAACAATTCCTGGCGCGGCGGCGCTGAAAACCACACCGAAGGCCGGGTCGAAGGCGACTGGAATTCCCGCCGCGACGCCGCCATGCAGGCCTATTTCGAATGGTTGCCGGTGCGCTCCCAATCGCTTTCCGACGAACGCCGCATCTACCGCAACCTCCAATTCGGAAAGTTAGCCCAACTGACCATCATGGACCTGCGCAGTTACCGCGATCAAGAGACCAGCAGCGACCGCTTCCAGGAGGCATCGCGCACGATGCTGGGTTCGGAACAGTACGCCTGGCTAGTGGACCAATTACGCACCTCTGAGACGACGTGGGACGTGCTGGGCAATTCCGTGATGATCTCCCCGATGAAGTTGTTCACCCAGCCGGGACGCGACGACATCAATACCGCCATCGGGTTCATCAAGGAGCGCTCGACTGGTATTGCTGTGAATTCGGACCAGTGGGACGGTTACGCCGTGGAGCGCGACCGCCTGCTCACTGTTCTCGACGAACTGGGCTCCCAAGTACTGTTCCTCACCGGCGACATTCACTCCGAATGGGCGAACTCCGTGTCCTCCACGTTTGGGGAGATCGGCTGCGAACTCGTGTGTACCTCTATTTCCGCGCCGAACGTGGATGAGATTATGACCACCGCTTTTGGAACGTATCGCCCGGAAGATAACTCCACTTCACTAACCGTCGAGGACATCATCCGCACGAACAACCCGTGGGTCAAGCACATTGACTTCGACGCCCACGGCTACGGCGTAGCCGTCATCACTCCGACTGCTGTGGACATGCAGTTCTACAGAGTCTCGGACGTCGAAGACCCGGACGCCACCGTGGGGTTGGCGCTGGAGAAACGGTGGGAAGTAGGTAAAGGTTTCGTGGCCTAG
- a CDS encoding sterol carrier family protein, protein MAKNDPVLTRAAVLEIADWIRDPEAHPQPPRPLLADAVRRTARAVEAEAPGHTVELRVPPFVAVQCVEGPRHTRGTPPNVVEMSPRTWLQIACGIVGFDAAVADGRVDASGSRAGEVARAVPVVKLEP, encoded by the coding sequence ATGGCTAAAAACGATCCTGTCCTCACCCGTGCTGCCGTCCTGGAGATTGCGGATTGGATCCGTGACCCGGAAGCTCATCCGCAGCCACCACGCCCATTGCTTGCCGACGCCGTCCGGCGGACCGCCCGCGCGGTCGAAGCAGAGGCGCCGGGCCATACCGTTGAGTTGCGGGTCCCACCCTTCGTGGCGGTGCAGTGTGTCGAAGGGCCACGGCATACGCGCGGTACGCCACCGAACGTGGTGGAGATGAGTCCGCGCACCTGGTTGCAGATTGCGTGTGGAATTGTCGGTTTCGATGCGGCTGTGGCCGACGGCAGGGTGGACGCATCGGGGTCGCGGGCGGGTGAAGTGGC
- a CDS encoding FecCD family ABC transporter permease, whose amino-acid sequence MSTTAQYSPRILRVGACVVPFNVRLVVGILITLVITVLVAVWALTQGSYSLTMGQVAAVFTGSGTHIQRTVVLEMRLGRVLVAIVVGAALGYAGALTQNVARNALASPDILGITQGASLAAASTIIFAGAGTGGIVEASASGLMSTVGVPGAAILGAVITALVVWLVSGAPKSSMIHVVLIGVAASIFFSAATTWILAYAQLDRAASARMWLTGSLNGRDFNHLWIPLAVVLCAVAAAGWIAFQLAALTLGETTATVLGLRVRRVQLVHLLTAVVLTAVAVAATGPIGFIAFVCPHLARMLANTPAPPLLFSAVLGGCVLLIADQVARVVLPWELPVGVVTSVVGAPFLLYMIIRTRRLESI is encoded by the coding sequence ATGAGCACCACCGCCCAGTATTCACCGCGCATTCTCCGTGTAGGTGCGTGTGTGGTTCCCTTCAACGTCCGCCTCGTCGTAGGGATCCTTATCACCTTGGTGATTACAGTCCTCGTTGCCGTGTGGGCTCTGACCCAGGGCAGTTACTCGTTGACCATGGGCCAGGTCGCAGCGGTCTTCACCGGATCGGGAACCCATATCCAGCGCACCGTGGTCCTCGAGATGCGCCTGGGCCGAGTATTGGTAGCAATTGTTGTAGGTGCAGCTCTGGGATACGCCGGTGCTCTGACCCAGAACGTGGCCCGCAACGCCTTGGCCAGTCCGGACATCCTAGGTATCACGCAGGGTGCGTCCTTGGCAGCGGCCAGCACCATCATCTTTGCTGGAGCAGGAACTGGGGGCATTGTGGAAGCGAGTGCCTCTGGGCTTATGTCCACGGTTGGCGTACCCGGTGCCGCAATTCTGGGCGCAGTAATCACCGCGTTGGTGGTGTGGTTGGTGTCCGGGGCGCCGAAAAGTTCCATGATCCACGTGGTTCTCATCGGAGTCGCGGCATCCATCTTCTTCTCAGCGGCAACAACCTGGATTCTGGCGTACGCCCAGCTTGACAGGGCTGCCTCAGCCCGCATGTGGTTGACTGGCTCTCTCAACGGACGTGACTTTAATCATCTATGGATCCCACTGGCAGTAGTTCTGTGCGCGGTCGCAGCAGCAGGCTGGATTGCGTTCCAACTCGCGGCACTTACTCTTGGGGAAACTACCGCCACAGTTCTGGGACTTCGAGTCCGCCGGGTGCAACTAGTGCACCTGCTTACCGCAGTCGTTCTCACCGCAGTGGCTGTAGCTGCCACAGGGCCGATTGGGTTCATCGCTTTTGTTTGCCCACACCTGGCGCGGATGCTGGCGAACACTCCGGCTCCGCCGTTACTTTTTTCGGCCGTCCTCGGCGGGTGTGTCCTTCTGATCGCCGATCAAGTCGCACGCGTAGTTCTACCGTGGGAGTTGCCGGTCGGCGTAGTCACATCCGTGGTGGGGGCGCCCTTCTTGTTGTACATGATTATTCGAACTCGACGATTGGAGTCGATCTAG
- a CDS encoding acyl-CoA thioesterase encodes MASPTDVIMHGAQGVSGGRVLQWIDKAAYACATQWSGKYCVTAYVGHIHFTRPIPSGHIVEVRSRIAMTGRSSMHIVNEVLSADPREGIFTRACDCLVIFVAKDTATGRSTPVPTFTPETPEEHRVWKAAEGRIQLRKAIEEEMEKQSYDGETYAPRIITRFLAKPTDANWGGKVHGGNAMEWIDEAGLACSMEWAGERTVAVYAGGIRFYQPISIGDLIEVDARMMRTDARSMQMSIHVRAGDAHRGRAELETAIHATVSYIALDLDGHTLPAREFVPVTEDDIKLAEHAQVLRNLRAEYSPVPLVPPARPNHID; translated from the coding sequence ATGGCGTCCCCGACGGACGTGATTATGCACGGCGCACAAGGCGTGAGCGGCGGGCGCGTACTGCAATGGATTGACAAGGCCGCCTACGCGTGTGCCACCCAATGGTCCGGTAAATACTGCGTGACCGCCTACGTGGGCCATATCCACTTCACCCGTCCTATCCCCTCCGGGCACATCGTCGAGGTGCGCTCGCGGATCGCGATGACCGGCCGGTCCTCCATGCACATCGTCAACGAGGTGCTCTCCGCTGACCCGCGCGAAGGCATCTTCACCCGCGCCTGCGACTGCCTGGTTATCTTCGTGGCCAAGGACACCGCCACAGGGCGCAGCACCCCAGTGCCCACTTTCACCCCGGAAACCCCCGAGGAACACCGCGTGTGGAAGGCCGCCGAAGGCCGCATCCAGCTACGCAAAGCCATCGAAGAAGAGATGGAAAAGCAGTCTTACGACGGCGAAACCTACGCACCGCGCATTATTACCCGCTTCCTGGCAAAACCGACCGACGCCAACTGGGGCGGCAAGGTCCACGGCGGTAACGCAATGGAATGGATCGACGAAGCCGGGCTGGCCTGCTCCATGGAGTGGGCCGGCGAACGCACCGTCGCCGTCTACGCCGGTGGCATCCGCTTCTACCAGCCGATCTCCATCGGTGACCTCATTGAAGTAGATGCCCGCATGATGCGTACCGACGCCCGCTCCATGCAGATGTCCATCCACGTCCGCGCCGGCGACGCTCACCGCGGACGGGCCGAACTAGAGACCGCCATCCACGCGACCGTCTCCTACATCGCGCTGGATCTAGACGGACACACGCTGCCTGCCCGCGAATTCGTCCCCGTCACCGAGGACGACATCAAGCTAGCCGAGCACGCCCAGGTACTGCGTAACCTGCGCGCAGAGTACAGCCCGGTCCCGCTGGTGCCACCAGCGCGTCCGAATCACATCGACTAG
- a CDS encoding ABC transporter ATP-binding protein yields the protein MDALFNTRNLSVGYGNTTIIDRLNLCIATGEVTTLIGPNGCGKSTLLKAMSALLGHTGTLEFLGRPLEQWGRKERARALTLLPQSPVAPGGLTVAQLISRGRHPYQNWLAQWSDQDSDVVNHAMEITGVGHLASRQLADLSGGQRQRVWIAMAIAQDTPALLLDEPTTFLDLATSVDVLRLVRELCDTQGRSVVMVLHDLNLAGRFSDRLILLNAEGSVAASGKPEDVLTEELLREVFSLDAIVVKDPVSGGPLVLPR from the coding sequence GTGGACGCCCTGTTCAATACCCGGAACTTAAGCGTGGGGTATGGCAACACCACCATCATCGACCGACTTAACCTCTGTATCGCAACCGGAGAAGTTACTACACTCATTGGGCCCAACGGATGCGGGAAATCTACCCTCCTCAAAGCGATGAGCGCTCTGCTTGGGCATACCGGCACCCTCGAATTCTTAGGCCGTCCTCTTGAACAGTGGGGCCGCAAAGAACGAGCTCGCGCACTGACCTTGCTCCCGCAGTCACCTGTCGCACCTGGTGGATTAACCGTGGCTCAGCTGATTTCTCGTGGCCGCCACCCGTATCAGAATTGGTTAGCCCAATGGTCTGACCAGGATAGTGACGTGGTCAATCATGCTATGGAGATCACGGGTGTGGGACACCTGGCTAGTCGGCAGCTCGCAGACCTTTCCGGTGGGCAACGCCAGCGGGTATGGATCGCCATGGCAATCGCCCAAGACACTCCCGCATTGCTTCTCGACGAACCGACCACTTTCCTCGACCTGGCGACCTCAGTGGACGTGCTACGTTTGGTCCGTGAACTCTGCGATACGCAGGGCCGTTCTGTAGTCATGGTATTACATGATCTCAACCTGGCGGGCCGGTTCTCCGACCGCCTCATCCTGCTCAATGCAGAGGGCTCTGTGGCCGCAAGCGGAAAACCAGAAGACGTCCTCACCGAGGAACTCCTTCGCGAAGTGTTCAGCTTGGACGCCATCGTGGTCAAGGATCCTGTCAGTGGCGGTCCCTTAGTGTTGCCACGTTAG
- the fepB gene encoding Fe2+-enterobactin ABC transporter substrate-binding protein produces the protein MSHTISARVFAGALAAATALSVAACSSSDEASVEQSTAGSAEAGKESAKEAAFPRTIETLDGQGNAKEITIEKKPERIVSVSVTLTGALVALDAPVVGSGGGNPKAPMFDDETGFGTWWADTAKERGITSTHTAGNLDAEAVLALEPDLVIMSNVGQDKGSDIYDQLAALVPVQVVDYSDQSWEETTKEVAHATGLDDAADQIIANYEKSVADAKGKLNIEGPVNIVSLSKDTGMNFFTEESAQGRIFTDLGVELALPKDELVGKTAQGTDRGDIKGVNPENIPLALEGQSVFVLNLGGKEPAEQQVRSNPALAQAPAVANDRVYGLDGEFFRIDAISAQALVDHLVETF, from the coding sequence ATGTCTCACACTATTTCTGCCCGGGTTTTCGCTGGCGCGTTGGCAGCAGCGACTGCCCTCAGCGTGGCTGCGTGTTCGTCCTCTGATGAAGCAAGCGTGGAGCAGTCGACAGCAGGGTCGGCAGAGGCCGGTAAGGAGTCTGCGAAGGAAGCCGCTTTCCCGCGCACCATCGAGACACTTGATGGTCAGGGCAACGCCAAAGAAATCACGATCGAGAAGAAACCGGAGCGCATCGTTTCTGTTTCTGTCACCTTGACCGGTGCTTTGGTGGCTCTCGACGCTCCCGTGGTCGGATCCGGCGGAGGTAACCCCAAGGCGCCGATGTTCGATGACGAAACCGGCTTTGGTACCTGGTGGGCTGACACCGCTAAGGAACGTGGCATCACTTCCACGCACACCGCAGGCAACCTGGACGCAGAGGCAGTTTTAGCGCTGGAGCCAGATCTGGTGATCATGTCGAACGTGGGGCAAGACAAGGGTTCTGACATCTATGATCAGCTTGCAGCGCTTGTGCCTGTCCAGGTCGTGGACTACTCCGACCAGTCGTGGGAAGAGACCACAAAGGAAGTCGCTCACGCCACTGGTTTGGACGACGCGGCCGACCAGATCATCGCAAACTATGAAAAGTCTGTTGCTGATGCCAAGGGCAAGCTCAACATCGAAGGGCCCGTGAACATCGTTTCCCTAAGCAAAGATACTGGCATGAACTTCTTCACCGAAGAGTCTGCTCAGGGTCGCATTTTTACCGACCTGGGTGTCGAACTTGCACTGCCTAAGGATGAGCTAGTGGGCAAGACCGCGCAGGGGACCGACCGCGGTGATATCAAGGGCGTGAACCCTGAGAACATTCCACTGGCGTTGGAAGGCCAATCCGTATTCGTTCTGAACTTAGGCGGTAAGGAACCTGCTGAACAGCAGGTACGCTCTAACCCAGCCCTAGCTCAGGCGCCGGCTGTGGCTAACGACCGTGTCTACGGCCTAGACGGCGAATTCTTCCGTATTGATGCCATTAGCGCTCAGGCTCTGGTGGATCACTTGGTAGAAACTTTTTAA
- a CDS encoding purple acid phosphatase family protein: MTIASPKPRFRSVRRAALVAVVASSVALTQSTVAVAQSAPVSRIVLGIGADETEANVAWQSRTSGPQYLEYWPSDNPGSVTTVAATQGAYNAAVFYPQEATMTGLSANTSYTYRITDGQGATSGEFTFTTGDFDDSWNFLALADAQIGVGTRVAEQTANWDKALETATAEHPDASFIMHLGDQVEGWGDPLAQYEGFLSPDEVRSKRLGVLKGNHETYGVTPHKHFEDAFFLPNEQDNSANYYFEYNNVLFIGLDSNRNTSADIAQHIEYVNDVTSQHGAKADWIIVGFHHALFSQGTHYTDAEVVRLRDELAPALSAAGVDLVLNGHDHIYTRTHLMEGTTPVTSAEPAQAGDVLHPTDGQVLYVTSTTAGGGKYYDFQGNDGQTYPRIREERARDLAHPSTARWRQDYNPDFTNVEVTADSLTLTTYNVNTPYVVDKVTISKGNTKVEEPGKQEKPDTPKPPVQPDEQPDDAGEAPDAEPGSSEGGLAAVAGLGVVGVLLALIIWGVQNNGPNLAAWLRNHLPF, translated from the coding sequence ATGACTATTGCATCACCTAAACCTCGTTTTCGTAGTGTGCGGCGGGCGGCGTTGGTTGCCGTTGTGGCGTCGTCGGTAGCTTTAACCCAGTCCACGGTGGCGGTTGCGCAATCGGCGCCCGTCAGCCGCATTGTGCTGGGAATCGGGGCGGACGAGACTGAGGCTAATGTGGCGTGGCAGTCGCGCACCTCGGGCCCACAGTACCTGGAGTACTGGCCCTCCGATAATCCAGGCTCGGTCACCACCGTTGCCGCAACGCAGGGCGCGTACAACGCTGCCGTGTTCTACCCGCAGGAAGCCACCATGACGGGGCTGTCCGCGAATACGTCCTACACGTACCGCATCACCGACGGCCAGGGGGCGACCTCGGGCGAGTTCACGTTTACCACCGGTGACTTTGATGATTCCTGGAACTTCCTGGCGCTTGCCGACGCCCAGATTGGCGTGGGCACGCGGGTAGCAGAACAAACCGCCAACTGGGACAAGGCCCTCGAAACTGCAACCGCTGAACACCCGGATGCTTCCTTCATCATGCATTTAGGCGACCAGGTCGAAGGGTGGGGCGACCCGCTGGCCCAGTACGAAGGTTTCCTCTCCCCCGACGAGGTCCGCTCGAAACGCCTGGGCGTGCTCAAAGGCAACCATGAGACGTACGGGGTGACCCCGCACAAGCACTTCGAGGATGCTTTCTTCCTGCCGAACGAACAAGACAATTCCGCGAACTACTACTTCGAATACAACAATGTCCTGTTCATCGGCCTGGACTCTAACCGCAACACCAGCGCAGATATCGCGCAGCACATCGAATACGTCAACGACGTCACCAGCCAACACGGCGCGAAAGCCGACTGGATCATTGTTGGTTTCCACCACGCCCTGTTTTCCCAGGGCACTCACTACACCGACGCAGAAGTTGTCCGCCTGCGCGATGAACTTGCCCCAGCGCTTTCGGCGGCCGGCGTTGACCTGGTCCTCAACGGGCACGACCACATTTACACCCGCACCCACCTCATGGAGGGCACCACACCCGTCACCTCGGCTGAACCCGCACAGGCCGGCGACGTCCTCCACCCCACTGACGGCCAGGTCCTGTACGTCACCTCCACGACTGCCGGCGGCGGGAAGTACTACGATTTCCAGGGCAACGACGGCCAGACCTACCCCCGCATCCGCGAGGAACGCGCCCGGGACCTCGCGCACCCCTCGACCGCGCGGTGGCGTCAGGATTACAACCCGGATTTCACGAACGTTGAGGTCACCGCGGACTCACTCACACTGACGACGTACAACGTGAACACCCCATACGTGGTGGATAAAGTCACGATCTCCAAGGGCAACACTAAGGTCGAGGAGCCTGGCAAGCAGGAGAAACCCGACACACCGAAGCCGCCGGTGCAGCCAGATGAGCAGCCAGACGACGCTGGCGAGGCCCCCGACGCCGAGCCTGGCAGCTCCGAAGGCGGCCTTGCTGCGGTGGCAGGTCTAGGCGTGGTGGGTGTGCTCCTGGCGCTCATCATCTGGGGCGTTCAGAATAACGGCCCTAACCTAGCCGCCTGGCTGCGGAATCACCTGCCGTTCTAA
- a CDS encoding ATP-binding protein, with the protein MGEYISRLVDAEVERGLSTSGALILKGPRACGKTRTAKQFARSLIQLDRDNPETAAARMQPSLGLIGEKPRLIDEWQVVLSIWNEVRHAVDDAGEKGQFILTGSATPDEVAHRHSGAGRIRSVVMRTLSLAERGVDADQVSLAGIVNSAQRATAGTQLSVPDYANLIVAGGFPEFYKFDPIDAQEALESYLLEMSEHDYPDIGGPRRDPRRFHNFLTAYAGLIAQPATAAAIRRRIGELSGALGVPAAETVNALHDFAVRLFLVEDQPAWSPEVRSKTTLVQLPKRHLADPALAAALLGIGPDYLLQDLETLGIFFESLVVHDLRIYAQHLRARGVYHLRDMKGREEIDTIVELRDGRWVGVEVKLSHTAVDSAAANLLSIAAKIVPPAAALIVVVPTGPAFQRPDGVWVVPLASLAP; encoded by the coding sequence ATGGGAGAGTACATTTCACGCTTGGTCGATGCTGAGGTTGAGCGAGGGCTGTCCACCTCTGGGGCACTTATTTTGAAAGGTCCCAGGGCTTGCGGGAAGACGAGGACGGCTAAGCAGTTCGCCCGGTCGCTGATCCAGCTTGATCGCGATAACCCGGAAACTGCAGCAGCGCGTATGCAACCATCTCTTGGGCTAATTGGGGAAAAGCCTCGTCTCATTGATGAATGGCAGGTTGTGCTTTCAATCTGGAATGAGGTTCGCCACGCCGTCGACGACGCGGGTGAAAAGGGCCAATTCATCCTGACGGGGTCTGCTACCCCTGATGAGGTAGCTCATCGTCATTCTGGGGCTGGTCGGATTCGTAGCGTTGTAATGCGAACATTAAGTCTGGCAGAAAGAGGCGTTGATGCGGACCAGGTTTCGTTAGCCGGAATAGTCAATAGTGCCCAGCGCGCTACTGCTGGCACTCAGCTTTCAGTCCCGGATTACGCCAATTTGATTGTGGCAGGTGGATTTCCAGAGTTTTATAAGTTTGATCCGATCGATGCGCAGGAAGCGTTGGAATCGTACCTCTTAGAAATGAGTGAGCACGACTATCCAGATATCGGCGGCCCCCGCCGGGATCCGCGACGGTTCCACAATTTCCTGACCGCATATGCAGGGCTTATTGCTCAGCCTGCCACGGCTGCAGCTATCCGGCGACGGATAGGAGAACTCAGCGGAGCATTAGGGGTCCCCGCGGCAGAAACTGTCAATGCTCTGCACGATTTTGCGGTCCGGCTATTCCTCGTCGAGGATCAGCCTGCATGGTCTCCGGAAGTACGATCGAAGACCACACTCGTGCAGTTGCCAAAACGTCACCTGGCGGACCCAGCACTGGCAGCGGCGCTTTTAGGCATCGGCCCGGATTATTTACTTCAAGATCTGGAAACGCTCGGAATATTCTTTGAGTCTTTGGTTGTCCACGATCTGCGTATTTACGCGCAGCATTTGCGTGCTCGGGGCGTCTACCATTTACGTGATATGAAAGGCCGCGAGGAAATCGACACCATTGTCGAGCTGCGCGACGGGCGCTGGGTCGGGGTTGAAGTGAAGCTGTCCCACACAGCCGTCGACTCCGCTGCCGCGAATTTACTGTCCATCGCCGCGAAAATTGTCCCACCCGCGGCGGCGCTCATTGTTGTTGTGCCCACTGGCCCCGCATTCCAGCGCCCCGATGGTGTGTGGGTGGTCCCGTTGGCGTCGTTAGCCCCCTAA
- a CDS encoding FecCD family ABC transporter permease: MWGRWLRRLAIVVVIASLLILACAVSMVVGARATSPGEIFPGLIGGLRYATGAAELTGAEGDHITILLGTHRIPRTFLALIAGVALGAAGALIQGFTRNPLAEPGILGIAAGAAVAIAGGISLGAVSTATDFVVPALIGAVAVTALVFVLATAGPTGSSPLAFILSGMALSALLMAIVNALVITDDSVLDALRTWATGSVAGRDFSVVRAALPLCIVGGIAACLLGPAMNILALGEETAHSLGAPVQAYRICGVIVIAVLSAAAVVAAGPVSFVGLAAPHMARVITGHDYRALIPLSMLVGGFFTLTADILGRVLVAPSELPMGAVLALCGVPVFVVLVRRGRVGGLI, translated from the coding sequence ATGTGGGGGCGATGGCTACGTCGATTAGCAATCGTTGTGGTCATTGCCTCCCTTCTTATTCTTGCTTGCGCAGTGAGCATGGTCGTTGGTGCTCGCGCCACTAGTCCAGGGGAAATCTTCCCTGGGTTGATAGGTGGCCTCCGCTACGCCACCGGCGCAGCTGAACTCACGGGTGCTGAAGGCGATCACATCACCATCTTGTTGGGTACACACCGCATTCCGCGTACCTTTCTTGCGCTCATCGCTGGTGTTGCTTTGGGGGCAGCCGGTGCTCTCATCCAGGGTTTTACCCGTAATCCGCTGGCGGAACCGGGCATTTTGGGCATAGCTGCAGGTGCCGCAGTCGCCATCGCTGGAGGCATTTCCTTGGGGGCGGTGTCTACTGCCACCGATTTTGTGGTGCCTGCGCTCATCGGGGCGGTGGCCGTGACAGCACTAGTGTTCGTCCTGGCGACTGCAGGGCCCACGGGTTCTAGCCCTCTGGCCTTCATCTTGTCGGGTATGGCGCTTTCGGCACTGCTCATGGCTATTGTGAACGCACTTGTCATTACCGATGACAGCGTGCTGGACGCGCTTCGTACCTGGGCCACTGGCTCCGTGGCAGGCCGAGATTTTAGCGTTGTGCGCGCTGCTCTTCCGTTGTGCATCGTAGGAGGGATCGCCGCCTGTCTGCTGGGGCCGGCAATGAATATCCTGGCACTTGGTGAAGAGACTGCTCATAGCCTAGGGGCTCCGGTTCAGGCCTACCGTATTTGCGGAGTTATTGTGATCGCGGTCCTTTCTGCAGCAGCCGTCGTAGCAGCAGGTCCCGTCAGCTTTGTCGGGCTGGCTGCACCGCACATGGCGCGAGTTATAACGGGTCATGATTATCGCGCCCTTATCCCGCTGTCCATGCTGGTCGGCGGATTCTTTACCCTCACCGCCGACATTCTGGGCCGGGTACTCGTAGCGCCCAGTGAGCTTCCCATGGGCGCTGTCCTCGCGCTGTGCGGCGTGCCAGTGTTCGTAGTCCTCGTTCGGCGGGGCCGTGTAGGAGGATTGATATGA